One window from the genome of Roseisolibacter agri encodes:
- a CDS encoding DoxX family protein, translating into MTTPTTFANAARPAGIAHREAGAAAAAASSRAVLAGRILSGLALAFLLVDSVMKVARLAPAVEGTVSLGYPASAILGIGLLQLACVLLYAVPRTAVLGALLLTAYLGGAVATHVRIASPLVTHVLFPVYVAALLWGGLYLREPRLRALLPFRR; encoded by the coding sequence ATGACCACGCCGACGACCTTTGCCAACGCGGCCCGACCGGCCGGGATCGCCCACCGTGAGGCCGGTGCAGCCGCTGCCGCGGCGAGCAGCCGGGCGGTGCTCGCGGGCCGCATCCTCAGCGGGCTCGCGCTCGCGTTCCTCCTCGTCGACAGCGTCATGAAGGTCGCGCGGCTCGCGCCCGCCGTCGAAGGCACCGTGAGCCTCGGCTATCCGGCGTCGGCGATCCTCGGCATCGGGCTCCTGCAGCTCGCCTGCGTCCTGCTCTACGCGGTCCCGCGCACGGCCGTCCTCGGCGCGCTGCTGCTCACGGCGTACCTGGGCGGCGCGGTCGCGACGCACGTCCGCATCGCGAGCCCGCTCGTCACGCACGTCCTCTTCCCGGTGTACGTGGCGGCGCTGCTGTGGGGCGGGCTGTACCTGCGCGAGCCCCGGCTCCGCGCGCTCCTCCCCTTCCGCCGCTGA
- a CDS encoding AAA family ATPase has protein sequence MPTVDAPPPHRLRTLGALELTAPDGSVVSAHRRELLLLAYLAGHPRRADTRVAMATLLWEDRDDARARGSLRQALFRLRRTLPDVLLLDGETVALAPDRLVTDAGELLRLAAADRLDDAIARWTGDFLGNDEPAEGSALREWADAERERLRVAYRRVLDRRVVQAESAGDWPAAVAAAERLAALDPLDPGAGGRLATARRRAGDPAGALAGLDALAARRRAELDAGLPPRLTALVEELRTELADRSARSARAELRQAPDGADDAARARLLAAWRHVAEGADPVLVTAVAGAGRTRLLEELQATAAADGAIVLAARGYAADRDVPWATARPLLAPLADAPGLAGLAPAALARLAIVIPALRDAFPALPAVTSDDWGVLDAARAAIEEVATEVPVLVAVDDLPRADAMTRQLVLALARRLPIAGLCVVTTARDDELAPMPERAALLDLTSLHRVALPPRASIESSAIDAPPSAAHAPWWRRRAIALAAALGIATIGAGVAVRAARDPDAALDASLVAVAPFDVADADLTLWRHGMVDVLARRLDGAGALRTVPPTTVIRGFEGRGDPAGAAALGARTGAGLVVYGGIVHAGRDSVRLEARLFDVRRGTVVGEVRVHDALAAMDRAIDALGIGLLRELARDRPMGAVRTAGISAASLPALRAFLAAEQHYRGGEFQRASAAAEQAVALDSGFALAWHRLGSIVFYEDVETGARHFLRAAEARVATPLSPRDSTVIALDSLRGAALLAGARRTDRVPPLELAAPYMERLRHALLRFPEDPELRLAHAEALVRLGAAVRSTRDEQHAAYERAIALDSAFFPVYVEAVGIALATHHPERARHHLATMLRLARQPQNVAGVATLAAVVRADGTADTLALARFLSTASLGDLAMAFVLLANWPDAAAVPVRILRQGEIVARRERPEVWTRDVEPMLRAQLDHRGRLAERRALGGEAIAPAALVRDAILGAVPQAVGDSAAAAWLAGDAPWSDPQPLVWLAERADTLALRRFLARAERTPSARIARAYVALARRDTAGALAQLRTLDWRDCPTRCVANDVLRARLLLATGAVAEARTLVAGGSPAAWQQPPSAYDVLWMLTRARVAERVGDRARAAADYRSVVGLWATADAPLQPLVAEARAGLRRATAQRN, from the coding sequence GTGCCGACAGTTGACGCTCCTCCCCCGCACCGCCTCCGGACCCTCGGCGCCCTCGAGCTGACGGCCCCCGACGGCTCGGTCGTGTCGGCGCACCGGCGCGAGCTGCTCCTGCTGGCCTACCTCGCGGGGCACCCTCGCCGCGCCGACACGCGGGTCGCGATGGCGACCCTGCTCTGGGAGGACCGCGACGACGCCCGCGCCCGCGGGTCGCTGCGGCAGGCGCTCTTCCGCCTCCGGCGCACGCTGCCCGACGTCCTGCTCCTCGACGGCGAGACGGTGGCCCTGGCCCCGGATCGCCTCGTGACCGACGCGGGCGAGCTGCTACGCCTCGCCGCCGCGGACCGCCTCGACGACGCGATCGCCCGCTGGACCGGCGACTTCCTGGGCAACGACGAGCCCGCCGAAGGCTCCGCCCTCCGCGAGTGGGCGGACGCGGAGCGGGAGCGCCTGCGCGTCGCCTACCGTCGCGTGCTCGACCGCCGGGTCGTGCAGGCGGAGTCGGCCGGCGACTGGCCGGCGGCGGTCGCGGCGGCGGAGCGGCTGGCCGCCCTCGACCCGCTCGACCCGGGCGCCGGCGGGCGGCTGGCCACGGCGCGGCGGCGGGCCGGCGACCCGGCGGGGGCGCTCGCCGGCCTCGACGCGCTGGCGGCGCGGCGGCGCGCGGAGCTCGACGCGGGGCTGCCACCGCGCCTCACGGCGCTCGTCGAGGAGCTGCGCACCGAGCTGGCCGACCGCTCGGCTCGCTCGGCACGTGCGGAGCTCCGCCAGGCCCCCGACGGTGCGGACGACGCCGCGCGGGCACGGCTGCTGGCGGCCTGGCGGCACGTGGCGGAGGGTGCGGACCCGGTCCTCGTGACGGCCGTGGCGGGCGCCGGCCGCACCCGACTGCTGGAGGAGCTGCAGGCGACCGCCGCCGCCGACGGCGCGATCGTGCTCGCCGCCCGCGGCTACGCCGCCGACCGCGACGTGCCCTGGGCGACGGCGCGCCCGCTCCTCGCGCCGCTGGCCGACGCGCCCGGGCTTGCGGGGCTCGCGCCGGCGGCGCTCGCGCGGCTGGCGATCGTCATCCCCGCGCTGCGCGACGCCTTCCCCGCCCTGCCCGCCGTCACGTCCGACGACTGGGGCGTGCTGGACGCCGCGCGCGCCGCGATCGAGGAGGTGGCGACCGAGGTGCCGGTGCTGGTGGCGGTCGACGACCTGCCGCGCGCCGACGCGATGACGCGCCAGCTGGTGCTCGCGCTCGCGCGACGGCTCCCGATCGCGGGGCTCTGCGTCGTGACCACCGCGCGCGACGACGAGCTCGCGCCCATGCCCGAGCGCGCGGCGCTGCTGGACCTCACATCGCTGCACCGGGTCGCGCTGCCGCCGCGAGCGTCGATCGAGTCGAGCGCGATCGATGCGCCACCTTCGGCCGCGCACGCGCCGTGGTGGCGCCGGCGCGCCATCGCGCTCGCCGCCGCGCTGGGGATCGCCACGATCGGCGCCGGCGTCGCGGTGCGCGCCGCGCGCGATCCCGATGCGGCGCTCGACGCGTCGCTCGTCGCTGTCGCGCCCTTCGACGTCGCGGACGCCGACCTCACGCTCTGGCGCCACGGCATGGTGGACGTGCTCGCGCGCCGCCTGGACGGCGCGGGCGCGCTGCGCACGGTGCCGCCCACCACCGTCATCCGCGGCTTCGAGGGGCGCGGCGATCCCGCCGGCGCCGCGGCGCTCGGCGCACGCACGGGCGCGGGCCTCGTGGTGTACGGCGGCATCGTGCACGCTGGTCGCGACTCGGTGCGCCTCGAGGCGCGCCTGTTCGACGTGCGACGCGGCACCGTCGTGGGCGAGGTGCGCGTGCACGACGCGCTCGCCGCGATGGACCGCGCGATCGACGCGCTGGGCATCGGGCTGCTGCGCGAGCTGGCGCGCGACCGCCCCATGGGTGCGGTGCGCACCGCGGGGATCAGCGCCGCGTCGCTCCCGGCGCTGCGCGCGTTCCTGGCGGCCGAGCAGCACTATCGCGGCGGCGAGTTCCAGCGCGCGAGCGCCGCGGCCGAGCAGGCCGTCGCGCTCGACAGCGGCTTCGCGCTCGCGTGGCACCGCCTCGGCAGCATCGTGTTCTACGAGGACGTCGAGACCGGTGCGCGGCACTTCCTGCGCGCAGCGGAAGCGCGTGTGGCGACCCCCTTGTCGCCGCGCGACAGCACCGTGATCGCGCTCGACTCGCTGCGCGGCGCAGCGCTGCTCGCGGGCGCGCGGCGCACCGACCGCGTGCCGCCGCTGGAGCTGGCCGCGCCGTACATGGAGCGCCTGCGCCACGCCCTGCTGCGCTTCCCCGAGGACCCCGAGTTGCGGCTCGCGCACGCCGAGGCGCTCGTGCGCCTGGGCGCGGCCGTGCGCAGCACGCGGGACGAGCAGCACGCCGCGTACGAGCGCGCGATCGCGCTCGACTCGGCGTTCTTCCCCGTGTACGTCGAGGCGGTCGGCATCGCGCTCGCCACGCACCACCCCGAGCGCGCGCGTCACCACCTGGCGACGATGCTGCGCCTCGCGCGCCAGCCGCAGAACGTCGCCGGCGTCGCCACGCTGGCGGCCGTCGTGCGCGCGGACGGCACGGCGGACACGCTCGCCCTCGCGCGCTTCCTCTCCACCGCGTCGCTCGGCGACCTCGCGATGGCGTTCGTGCTCCTGGCCAACTGGCCCGACGCGGCGGCCGTGCCCGTGCGCATCCTGCGGCAGGGCGAGATCGTCGCGCGCCGCGAGCGCCCCGAGGTGTGGACGCGCGACGTGGAGCCGATGCTGCGCGCGCAGCTGGACCATCGCGGCCGCCTCGCGGAGCGCCGCGCCCTCGGAGGCGAGGCCATCGCACCGGCGGCGCTGGTGCGCGACGCGATCCTCGGCGCCGTTCCGCAAGCCGTCGGCGACAGCGCGGCCGCCGCGTGGCTCGCGGGCGACGCGCCGTGGAGCGATCCGCAGCCGCTCGTGTGGCTGGCCGAGCGTGCGGACACGCTCGCGCTGCGCCGCTTCCTCGCGCGCGCCGAGCGCACGCCGAGCGCGCGGATCGCACGCGCGTACGTCGCCCTCGCGCGGCGCGACACGGCGGGCGCGCTGGCGCAGCTGCGCACGCTGGACTGGCGCGACTGCCCCACGCGCTGCGTCGCGAACGACGTGCTGCGCGCGCGGCTGCTGCTGGCTACCGGCGCGGTGGCGGAAGCGCGCACGCTCGTCGCCGGCGGCAGCCCCGCCGCGTGGCAGCAGCCGCCGAGCGCGTACGACGTGCTGTGGATGCTGACGCGCGCGCGGGTGGCGGAGCGCGTGGGCGATCGCGCGCGCGCGGCGGCGGACTATCGGAGCGTGGTCGGGCTGTGGGCGACCGCTGATGCGCCGCTGCAGCCGCTGGTGGCGGAGGCGCGGGCGGGGCTGCGACGTGCGACCGCGCAGCGGAACTAG
- a CDS encoding ABC transporter permease subunit — MYQLTLRQLAGRWRLLIMAVLALMPVVIATLMLGDAHAPSVKEFETAILSAMLAGSIAPLVVLAIAAPAFANEIEDRTLANLTLSPIPRWQIALPKLLATITIAGPFILASALATSWIAFLGDPRAVLAVTTSAVVGVALYASAFVWLGLVSTQAIGIGLLYIVLWEGLFSGFVSGVRLLSIRHHAIALMHGLDARRFAGGDHLGLAPTLVIATLVFGGFLFLSVRRLRQLDVP, encoded by the coding sequence GTGTACCAGCTCACCCTCCGGCAGCTCGCCGGCCGCTGGCGCCTCCTCATCATGGCGGTGCTGGCGCTGATGCCGGTCGTCATCGCGACGCTGATGCTGGGCGACGCCCACGCGCCGTCGGTGAAGGAGTTCGAGACGGCGATCCTCAGCGCGATGCTCGCGGGCTCCATCGCGCCGCTGGTCGTGCTCGCGATCGCGGCGCCCGCCTTCGCGAACGAGATCGAGGACCGCACGCTGGCGAACCTCACGCTGTCCCCCATCCCGCGCTGGCAGATCGCGCTCCCCAAGCTGCTGGCGACGATCACGATCGCGGGCCCGTTCATCCTCGCCAGCGCGCTCGCCACGAGCTGGATCGCCTTCCTCGGCGACCCGCGCGCGGTGCTGGCCGTGACGACGTCCGCGGTCGTCGGCGTGGCGCTGTACGCGTCGGCGTTCGTGTGGCTCGGGCTCGTGAGCACGCAGGCGATCGGCATCGGCCTGCTCTACATCGTGCTCTGGGAGGGGCTCTTCTCGGGCTTCGTGTCGGGCGTGCGGCTGCTCAGCATCCGCCACCACGCGATCGCGCTGATGCACGGGCTGGACGCGCGCCGCTTCGCCGGCGGCGACCACCTGGGCCTCGCGCCCACGCTCGTGATCGCGACGCTGGTGTTCGGCGGCTTCCTGTTCCTGTCGGTGCGACGGCTGCGGCAGCTGGACGTGCCGTGA
- a CDS encoding YciI family protein, whose amino-acid sequence MRYLCLIFLDEQTMRALPPDEMHALNVGHLRLNDELRASGHLVEAEALEPAATAVTVRPRRERVVVTDGPFTESKELVAGFYLIEAADLDEAIAIAARFPGAQHGAVEIRRVMPLPV is encoded by the coding sequence ATGCGCTACCTCTGCCTGATCTTCCTCGACGAGCAGACGATGCGCGCGCTCCCGCCCGACGAGATGCACGCGCTGAACGTCGGGCACCTGCGGCTGAACGACGAGCTGCGGGCGAGCGGCCATCTCGTCGAGGCGGAGGCGCTGGAGCCGGCCGCGACCGCCGTCACGGTGCGGCCGCGCCGCGAGCGCGTGGTGGTCACCGACGGCCCGTTCACCGAGAGCAAGGAGCTCGTCGCGGGCTTCTACCTCATCGAGGCCGCGGACCTCGACGAGGCGATCGCGATCGCGGCGCGCTTTCCGGGCGCGCAGCACGGCGCCGTCGAGATCCGGCGCGTGATGCCGCTGCCCGTGTAG
- a CDS encoding GNAT family N-acetyltransferase → MTPLVRPATLDDAPALSRLAASTFRETFAHENTPEDMARYVAEAFTPERQAAELTDPAGTVLVAESSADMGAAGAELVGYVHLVAGPAPAAVQGPAPLELKRLYVARAWHGQGVAQALMDAALDAARARGARSLWLGVWERNPRAVAFYAKYGFARVGEHTFRLGDDAQTDWLLARPLD, encoded by the coding sequence ATGACTCCTCTCGTCCGACCGGCGACGCTCGACGACGCCCCCGCGCTGAGCCGGCTCGCGGCCAGCACCTTCCGCGAGACCTTCGCGCACGAGAACACGCCCGAGGACATGGCGCGCTACGTCGCGGAGGCGTTCACGCCCGAGCGGCAGGCGGCCGAGCTCACCGATCCCGCCGGCACCGTGCTCGTCGCGGAGTCGAGCGCAGACATGGGCGCGGCCGGCGCGGAGCTGGTGGGCTACGTGCACCTCGTGGCGGGACCCGCGCCCGCCGCGGTGCAGGGACCGGCGCCGCTGGAGCTCAAGCGCCTCTACGTCGCCCGCGCGTGGCACGGGCAGGGCGTGGCGCAGGCGCTCATGGACGCGGCCCTCGACGCGGCGCGTGCGCGCGGCGCGCGGTCGCTCTGGCTCGGCGTGTGGGAGCGGAACCCGCGCGCGGTCGCCTTCTACGCCAAGTACGGCTTCGCGCGCGTGGGCGAGCACACGTTCCGGCTGGGCGACGACGCGCAGACCGACTGGCTGCTGGCCCGGCCCCTCGACTGA
- a CDS encoding ABC transporter ATP-binding protein produces the protein MPVDAPREVAGPRADAPPVIRVDGVSRWFGSVVAVSDVSFDIGPGITGLLGPNGAGKTTLLRMMTGLAATSSGTVTMFGQPVRDNPPLYRRVGVMSEHETVYGFMQGREFVRMMGRLRHVEDLEAAVDRAIALVDMADAQHRAMDTYSRGMRQRMRLAGTLVHDPDVLILDEPLNGADPRQRLHFKRLLQQLAADGRTIVLSSHILEEVEELADTVLLIVNGKLAASGGFRAIRAALDQRPYHVRVTCDAPRALAAAAVGLPSVDAVNLDPDGSVVILSRNVSDVQLALPRLARGAGIRLQRVEPLDDSLESVFGYLVEG, from the coding sequence ATGCCCGTGGACGCGCCGCGCGAGGTCGCCGGCCCGCGCGCGGACGCGCCGCCCGTCATCCGCGTCGACGGCGTCTCGCGCTGGTTCGGGAGCGTCGTCGCCGTCAGCGACGTGAGCTTCGACATCGGCCCCGGCATCACCGGGCTCCTCGGCCCCAACGGCGCCGGGAAGACGACGCTGCTCCGCATGATGACCGGCCTCGCCGCGACGTCCAGCGGGACCGTCACGATGTTCGGCCAGCCCGTGCGCGACAATCCCCCGCTCTACCGGCGCGTGGGCGTGATGTCCGAGCACGAGACCGTCTACGGCTTCATGCAGGGCCGCGAGTTCGTGCGCATGATGGGCCGCCTGCGGCACGTCGAGGATCTCGAGGCCGCCGTGGACCGCGCGATCGCGCTCGTCGACATGGCCGACGCGCAGCACCGCGCGATGGACACTTACTCGCGCGGCATGCGGCAGCGCATGCGGCTCGCCGGGACGCTCGTGCACGACCCGGACGTCCTGATCCTCGACGAGCCGCTCAACGGCGCCGACCCGCGGCAGCGGCTGCACTTCAAGCGGCTGCTCCAGCAGCTGGCCGCCGACGGGCGCACGATCGTGCTCTCGTCGCACATCCTCGAGGAGGTCGAGGAGCTGGCCGACACGGTGCTCCTCATTGTCAACGGGAAGCTCGCGGCGTCGGGCGGGTTCCGCGCCATCCGCGCGGCGCTCGACCAGCGGCCGTACCACGTGCGCGTGACCTGCGACGCGCCGCGCGCACTGGCGGCGGCAGCGGTCGGGCTGCCGTCGGTGGACGCCGTCAACCTCGATCCCGACGGCTCCGTCGTCATCCTGAGCCGCAACGTCAGCGACGTGCAGCTCGCGCTGCCGCGCCTCGCGCGCGGCGCCGGCATCCGGCTGCAGCGCGTGGAGCCGCTCGACGACTCGCTCGAGAGCGTGTTCGGCTACCTGGTGGAGGGCTGA
- a CDS encoding ABC transporter permease, translating to MLHSIMARTRSLWSGLRRRRDFEAEMAEEFGHHLELRTADLVRSGVAPAEAARRARVEFGRIANHQEDARAARGLAPFDSLRVSWLDVKLGARMLKKYPGLSIVSVIGMSVAIAVGAGYVGAINAFMDPTLPLPEGDRIVAIQNADVANPGDERQTLRDLAAWRTQLRTVREIGAFASAGRNLVLPGQGVERVKLARMTASGFGLTRTAPLMGRTLLEADEREGAAPVVVIGEDEWRRVFDADPAIVGRPVRLGNEVHTVVGVMPAGFGFPFAHKYWVPLQQRVADVETGGGGNVFVFGRLAAGATLDEAQAELSVVGARMATTFPATHQHLRPQVMPYTFPLMGISDPSAVMAARTLQASVALLLVLVAANVAILVYARVATRTSEIAMRSALGASRRRIITQLFVEAFVLSSIAAVIGLSITAAAFRQLSRLHGGPGSDVTVPFWFDLSLTPGLIAYAAGLAILAGMIVGVIPALKVTGRRAQTGLQQLTTRGASQQLGRLWTALIVVQVAIAVAVLPSAIGIAGDSVRKGATEPGYDAAALLGARVFMDRDATLPVPGGDTSAVAILPRFRDRTAELLRRLEAEPAVAGVTFTTNIPGRENQARIEVEGAPRMSDGAEGPGGANDPWVRTSNVGANFFGVYGVPTVAGRTFTEADAHEGATAVVVDQVFADRRLAGGPVLGRRVRVLTPKEGGAEGELVAGPWLEVVGVVPDFSLEVGLGGEEDPAMYFPMSVAQATGPLHVAVRTRGSSPAAFGGRLRQVALAVDANLQLEEVSAASDFEYHERRSMLYLAIGVVAVTGSVLLLSATGIYAMMSFTVTRRRREIGIRAALGANPRRILAGVFARASTQLGVGVAAGLGLAVVVARAIGTGVMEGAGVLLLPGVAVLMIAVGLLATLGPARRGLAVQPTEALRDE from the coding sequence ATGCTGCATTCGATCATGGCGCGCACCCGCTCGCTCTGGAGCGGCCTGCGCCGCCGCCGCGACTTCGAGGCCGAGATGGCCGAGGAGTTCGGGCACCACCTGGAGCTGCGCACGGCGGACCTCGTGCGGTCGGGCGTCGCGCCCGCGGAGGCCGCGCGCCGCGCCCGCGTCGAGTTCGGGCGCATCGCCAACCACCAGGAGGACGCGCGCGCCGCGCGCGGGCTCGCCCCGTTCGACTCGCTACGCGTCTCGTGGCTCGACGTGAAGCTCGGCGCGCGCATGCTGAAGAAGTATCCCGGCCTCTCGATCGTCTCCGTGATCGGCATGTCGGTGGCGATCGCGGTCGGCGCGGGCTACGTCGGCGCGATCAACGCCTTCATGGACCCGACGCTGCCACTGCCCGAGGGCGACCGCATCGTCGCGATCCAGAACGCGGACGTGGCCAACCCGGGCGACGAGCGGCAGACGCTGCGCGACCTCGCGGCGTGGCGCACGCAGCTGCGCACCGTGCGCGAGATCGGCGCGTTCGCGTCCGCGGGGCGCAACCTCGTGCTCCCCGGCCAGGGCGTCGAGCGCGTCAAGCTGGCGCGCATGACGGCGTCGGGCTTCGGCCTCACGCGCACCGCGCCGCTGATGGGCCGCACGCTGCTCGAGGCGGACGAGCGCGAGGGCGCGGCCCCGGTGGTGGTGATCGGCGAGGACGAGTGGCGGCGCGTGTTCGACGCAGACCCCGCGATCGTCGGCCGGCCCGTGCGCCTGGGGAACGAGGTGCACACCGTCGTCGGCGTGATGCCGGCGGGGTTCGGCTTCCCGTTCGCGCACAAGTACTGGGTCCCGCTGCAGCAGCGCGTGGCGGACGTGGAGACCGGCGGCGGTGGGAACGTCTTCGTCTTCGGCCGCCTGGCCGCCGGCGCGACGCTCGACGAGGCGCAGGCGGAGCTGTCGGTCGTCGGCGCGCGCATGGCCACGACCTTCCCCGCGACGCACCAGCACCTGCGGCCGCAGGTGATGCCGTACACGTTCCCGCTGATGGGGATCAGCGATCCCAGCGCCGTGATGGCGGCGCGCACGCTGCAGGCGTCCGTCGCGCTGCTGCTGGTGCTCGTGGCGGCGAACGTCGCGATCCTCGTGTACGCCCGCGTCGCGACGCGCACCAGCGAGATCGCGATGCGCAGCGCCCTCGGCGCCAGCCGCCGGCGGATCATCACGCAGCTGTTCGTCGAGGCGTTCGTGCTCTCGTCGATCGCGGCGGTGATCGGGCTGTCGATCACGGCCGCGGCGTTCCGCCAGCTGAGCCGCCTGCACGGCGGCCCCGGCTCGGACGTGACGGTGCCCTTCTGGTTCGACCTCAGCCTCACGCCGGGGCTGATCGCGTACGCCGCGGGGCTGGCGATCCTGGCCGGCATGATCGTGGGCGTCATTCCCGCGCTCAAGGTCACGGGCCGCCGCGCGCAGACCGGCCTGCAGCAGCTCACGACGCGCGGCGCCTCGCAGCAGCTCGGGCGCCTGTGGACCGCGCTCATCGTCGTGCAGGTCGCGATCGCCGTCGCGGTGCTCCCGTCGGCCATCGGCATCGCCGGCGACTCGGTGCGGAAGGGCGCCACGGAGCCCGGGTACGACGCGGCCGCGCTGCTGGGCGCGCGCGTGTTCATGGACCGGGACGCGACGCTGCCGGTCCCGGGCGGCGACACGAGCGCGGTCGCCATCCTGCCGCGCTTCCGCGACCGCACCGCGGAGCTGCTCCGCCGGCTGGAGGCCGAGCCCGCGGTGGCCGGCGTGACGTTCACGACCAACATCCCGGGCCGCGAGAACCAGGCGCGCATCGAGGTCGAGGGCGCCCCTCGTATGTCGGATGGGGCAGAGGGTCCGGGAGGGGCGAACGATCCGTGGGTCCGCACCAGCAACGTCGGCGCGAACTTCTTCGGCGTGTACGGCGTGCCGACGGTGGCCGGGCGCACGTTCACCGAGGCCGACGCGCACGAGGGGGCGACGGCGGTCGTCGTCGACCAGGTGTTCGCCGACCGCCGGCTCGCGGGCGGTCCGGTCCTCGGCCGGCGCGTGCGGGTGCTGACGCCGAAGGAGGGCGGTGCGGAGGGCGAGCTGGTGGCCGGCCCGTGGCTCGAGGTCGTCGGCGTCGTCCCCGACTTCTCGCTCGAGGTCGGCCTCGGGGGGGAGGAGGACCCGGCGATGTACTTCCCGATGTCGGTCGCCCAGGCGACCGGGCCGCTGCACGTCGCGGTGCGCACGCGCGGCTCGTCGCCGGCGGCGTTCGGGGGACGGCTGCGGCAGGTCGCGCTGGCCGTCGACGCGAACCTGCAGCTGGAGGAGGTGTCCGCGGCCTCCGACTTCGAGTACCACGAGCGGCGCTCGATGCTCTACCTGGCGATCGGCGTCGTGGCGGTGACGGGCAGCGTGCTGCTGCTCTCCGCGACGGGCATCTACGCGATGATGTCGTTCACCGTCACGCGGCGGCGGCGCGAGATCGGCATCCGCGCCGCGCTCGGCGCCAACCCGCGGCGCATCCTCGCGGGCGTGTTCGCGCGCGCGAGCACGCAGCTGGGCGTGGGCGTGGCCGCGGGCCTCGGGCTGGCGGTCGTGGTGGCCCGCGCGATCGGCACCGGCGTGATGGAGGGCGCGGGCGTGCTGCTGCTGCCCGGCGTCGCGGTGCTCATGATCGCCGTCGGCCTGCTGGCGACGCTCGGGCCGGCGCGGCGCGGGCTCGCGGTGCAGCCCACGGAGGCGCTGCGCGACGAGTAG
- a CDS encoding PadR family transcriptional regulator — protein sequence MADHAAVLPGTLDLLILKAVSLGRLHGYGVLLRIEQISGGALQIQQGALYPALYRLEHQGLIDSEWGTSDNNRRAKYYHLTVAGRRRLGEETASWQHLAQAMARALAVTPQEV from the coding sequence ATGGCCGACCATGCGGCGGTCCTGCCCGGGACGCTCGACCTGCTCATCCTCAAGGCCGTCTCGCTCGGCCGCCTGCACGGCTACGGCGTGCTGCTGCGCATCGAGCAGATCTCCGGCGGCGCCCTGCAGATCCAGCAGGGGGCGCTCTACCCCGCGCTCTACCGGCTGGAGCACCAGGGGCTGATCGACAGCGAGTGGGGCACGTCGGACAACAACCGGCGCGCCAAGTACTACCACCTCACCGTCGCCGGCCGCCGGCGCCTGGGGGAGGAGACCGCGAGCTGGCAGCACCTCGCCCAGGCGATGGCGCGCGCGCTGGCCGTCACGCCGCAGGAGGTCTGA
- a CDS encoding LLM class flavin-dependent oxidoreductase has product MTPQLELGIDTFGDVTRDADGRPLPHAQVIRNLVDEAVLADEVGIDFIGVGEHHRADFAVSSPEMVLAAIAGRTQRIRLGSAVTVLSSDDPVRVFQRFSTLDAVSNGRAEVILGRGSFTESFPLFGFPLDQYEVLFEEKLALYAALLEADRTGEPASWRGSTRAPLAGLRVHPPTERGRLTTWIGVGGSPQSVVRAAHHGLPLMLAIIGGNPRRFAPYVALYHRELAQRGVTPLPVGVHSPGHVAETDARAREELWPAYREMRDRIGGERGWGPTSRAEFEHEADAGSLYVGSPETVAHRIAATARALGLARFDLKYSSGPLAHEAMLQSIALYGREVIPRVRALLAAAPAA; this is encoded by the coding sequence ATGACGCCACAGCTCGAGCTCGGGATCGACACCTTCGGCGACGTCACGCGCGACGCCGACGGCCGTCCGCTGCCCCACGCGCAGGTCATCCGCAACCTCGTCGACGAGGCGGTGCTGGCCGACGAGGTCGGGATCGACTTCATCGGCGTCGGCGAGCATCACCGCGCGGACTTCGCGGTCTCGTCGCCCGAGATGGTGCTCGCCGCCATCGCCGGCCGCACGCAGCGCATCCGGCTCGGCTCCGCGGTCACGGTGCTCAGCTCCGACGATCCGGTGCGCGTCTTCCAGCGCTTCTCGACGCTCGACGCCGTGTCCAACGGGCGCGCGGAGGTGATCCTCGGACGCGGCTCGTTCACGGAGTCGTTCCCGCTGTTCGGCTTCCCGCTGGACCAGTACGAGGTGCTGTTCGAGGAGAAGCTGGCGCTGTACGCCGCGCTGCTGGAGGCCGACCGCACGGGTGAGCCGGCGTCGTGGCGCGGCAGCACGCGCGCGCCGCTCGCGGGACTGCGCGTCCACCCGCCCACCGAGCGCGGACGCCTCACGACGTGGATCGGCGTCGGCGGCAGCCCGCAGTCGGTCGTGCGCGCGGCGCACCACGGGCTGCCGCTCATGCTCGCGATCATCGGCGGCAATCCGCGCCGCTTCGCGCCGTACGTCGCGCTCTACCACCGCGAGCTCGCGCAGCGCGGCGTGACGCCGCTGCCGGTGGGCGTGCACTCGCCCGGCCACGTCGCGGAGACGGACGCGCGGGCGCGCGAGGAGCTGTGGCCCGCGTACCGCGAGATGCGCGACCGCATCGGCGGGGAGCGCGGGTGGGGCCCGACCAGCCGCGCGGAGTTCGAGCACGAGGCCGACGCGGGCTCGCTCTACGTCGGCTCGCCCGAGACCGTCGCGCACAGGATCGCGGCGACGGCGCGCGCGCTCGGCCTCGCGCGCTTCGATCTGAAGTACAGCTCGGGCCCCCTCGCGCACGAGGCGATGCTGCAGAGCATCGCGCTGTACGGGCGCGAGGTGATCCCGCGCGTGCGGGCGCTGCTCGCGGCAGCGCCCGCCGCCTGA